A region from the Etheostoma spectabile isolate EspeVRDwgs_2016 chromosome 9, UIUC_Espe_1.0, whole genome shotgun sequence genome encodes:
- the firrm gene encoding FIGNL1-interacting regulator of recombination and mitosis, with product MSQTNTSFLDEVVQWSQETCRQKLKTVLPKLTSLHDNSESWDDHIRILKIITDMFLPHIGLSELEDECFSKILPKAVTMFDSMMKEILDQVGGLSSQNTELCSLLRNILQAMVQIIDALSTCVRHIGTFEEAPDLDAIRSLPTCILKVLRETFKHCKESEVVYCGRLSLVADLLQGLFKEAYSLQKGLLELLDRISLDSSASEEEVSDIVTVIHNLLDICSIISNLDIALHANTWKFLIKQSLKYQSLVEEHLHHGDISNRLCDNLLASFHNCVELGEQIKHAGLQEATQSPEYKLFQKTAKMCRFFANTLVHYIKEFKFFLSKYCYCFHQLYLQIISKLPPSLCAPTLPSAISEELNAAARVPMDALVLQLLPLRPFAEVVLQQDLRLTPEHELPQSLLLVSVLGQLPSQPEEVLQLWHTGSKFSEETPRLPLYQAMFTSFKRCYTERQVPVLLPGVMMKGQAQVQVTLHNHICVQLCASVAALPPVYFHVLERCLVDTVLQADTPTALLATDVWCFAARYGTAELCLHHVFLVAQLVKACTTECYQSVHLGLLLKRMVFLMTPNHQMELVVRFPPSEVENLPVWRHILLRALSHDARHRVEVDIIGLTQKALTDWQNGGYKLGQVDKVNMVLLSLLAVVRVQSSPEEQCVLSAIRIITQLWFRMSPDQVQTHPALQSTLQLLLSISTILVKNLEPQVICQALLCVDAVVSHKCADQLLPALQFLASLGKIFVPPDSQNQILPRLSNLFGVLLADRSWLLHQHALEAFSQFAEITNHEEVISLSLGVEDTKTKVVNYLSKTVNGKEDVASRLQRLKLESAVIEQHNERLENNKEMASNKPAADHSEPCPKRARQETSPEEYRRYIHTAESALKALQALTEDKANSTEPPPRWLESRLQELQTLITHISTARHST from the exons ATGTCCCAGACCAACACCTCTTTCCTGGACGAGGTGGTGCAATGGAGTCAGGAAACCTGTCGCCAGAAGCTCAAGACTGTCCTGCCAAAACTCACT TCTTTGCATGATAACTCTGAGAGTTGGGATGATCATATAC GTATACTGAAGATCATTACGGACATGTTCCTCCCTCATATTGGCTTGTCTGAACTAGAAGATGAGTGCTTTTCCAAGATCTTACCGAAG GCAGTGACGATGTTTGACAGTATGATGAAAGAAATCTTGGACCAAGTGGGAGGGCTGTCCAGTCAAAACACTGAACTGTGTTCCTTACTAAGGAACATTCTGCAG GCAATGGTGCAGATTATTGATGCACTATCCACTTGTGTGCGTCACATTGGAACATTTGAGGAAGCCCCTGACTTGGATGCTATCCGCTCGTTGCCAACTTGTATCCTGAAAGTCCTGAGGGAAACCTTTAAGCACTGCAAG GAGAGTGAGGTGGTTTACTGTGGCCGTCTGTCGCTGGTGGCCGACCTGCTGCAGGGACTCTTCAAAGAGGCCTACTCCCTGCAGAAGGGTTTGTTGGAGCTGCTCGACAGGATCTCCCTGGACAGCAGTGCTTCAGAGGAAGAGGTCTCTGACATTgtaacag TGATTCACAACCTGCTGGATATCTGCTCTATTATCTCCAACTTGGACATAGCACTGCATGCAAACACATGGAAATTCCTCATCAA ACAGAGTCTGAAATACCAGTCATTGGTGGAGGAACATCTACATCACGGTGACATCAGCAACAGGCTGTGTGACAACCTGTTGGCCTCCTTTCACAACTGTGTGGAGCTGGGTGAACAGATTAAACATGCTGGTCTGCAG GAGGCAACACAAAGCCCGGAATACAAGCTGTTCCAGAAAACTGCAAAGATGTGTAGATTTTTTGCCAACACTTTGGTTCATTACATAAAG gaatttaaattttttctgtCAAAATATTGTTACTGCTTTCATCAACTCTACCTCCAGATCATCAG TAAGTTACCTCCCAGTTTGTGTGCTCCAACACTGCCCTCAGCTATATCCGAGGAGCTGAATGCAGCAGCAAGGGTTCCCATGGATGCCCTCGTGCTCCAGCTGTTGCCTTTAAGGCCCTTCGCCGAAGTTGTCCTCCAGCAGGACCTGC GTTTGACTCCTGAGCATGAGCTTCCTCAGAGTCTTTTGCTGGTGAGTGTCCTGGGTCAGCTCCCCTCCCAACCAGAGGAGGTGCTGCAGCTTTGGCACACTGGCAGCAAGTTCTCAGAGGAAACACCCAG GCTTCCTCTCTATCAGGCCATGTTCACTAGTTTCAAGCGATGCTACACTGAGCGTCAGGTACCTGTGCTGTTGCCAGGGGTGATGATGAAGGGTcaggcccaggtccaggtcacTCTACACAACCACATCTGTGTGCAACTCTGTGCCAGTGTGGCTGCACTCCCCCCGGTGTACTTCCACGTGCTG GAGCGTTGTTTGGTTGATACTGTGCTGCAGGCTGATACTCCGACAGCTCTGCTGGCAACAGATGTGTGGTGCTTTGCAGCACG GTATGGGACAGCAGAACTCTGTCTACATCATGTCTTCCTCGTTGCTCAGCTG GTGAAAGCTTGTACCACTGAGTGTTACCAGTCGGTCCACCTGGGCCTGCTACTCAAACGCATGGTTTTCCTCATGACGCCGAACCACCAG ATGGAGCTGGTAGTGCGTTTCCCACCCTCTGAGGTGGAAAACCTTCCAGTGTGGCGACACATCCTCCTCAGAGCTCTTTCACATGATGCCCGCCACCGCGTAGAGGTGGACATCATTGGCCTTACTCAAAAAGCTCTGACCGACTGGCAGAATGGAGGGTACAAACTAGGACAAGTGGACAAAGTG AACATGGTGCTGTTATCCCTCCTAGCGGTGGTCCGGGTGCAGTCATCTCCTGAGGaacagtgtgtgttgtctgcGATAAGGATAATCACACAGCTCTGGTTCCGAATGAGTCCGGACCAG GTGCAGACCCACCCTGCGCTCCAGAGCACTCTGCAGCTGCTCCTGTCAATATCAACCATTTTAGTGAAAAACCTCGAACCTCAAGTCATTTGTCAG GCTCTGTTGTGTGTGGATGCTGTGGTGTCTCACAAGTGTGCAGATCAGCTGCTGCCTGCTCTGCAGTTCCTCGCCTCTTTAGGGAAGATCTTTGTCCCCCCGGACAGCCAG AATCAAATTCTGCCGAGGCTGAGTAACCTGTTTGGAGTCCTGTTGGCTGACCGATCCTGGCTGCTACATCAGCACGCCCTGGAGGCCTTTTCTCAGTTTGCAGAG aTTACAAACCATGAAGAGGTAATATCCCTGAGTTTGGGTGTGGAAGATACCAAGACGAAGGTGGTGAACTATCTTAGCAAG ACGGTTAACGGAAAGGAAGATGTGGCGTCACGGCTACAGCGGCTCAAGCTGGAGTCAGCAGTTATCGAGCAACACAATGAGAGGCTGGAGAACAACAAAGAAATGGCTTCGAACAAACCGGCTGCTGACCATTCAGAG CCATGCCCAAAGAGAGCTCGGCAGGAGACCAGTCCAGAGGAGTACAGGCGCTACATCCACACAGCTGAGAGTGCTCTGAAAGCCCTTCAGGCTCTCACCGAAGATAAAGCCAACAGTACTGAACCACCGCCACGGTGGCTGGAATCCAGACTACAGGAGCTCCAGACCCTCATAACCCACATCAGCACAGCCAGACACTCAACCTAG